The genomic DNA ttattcaaacataactccaaaaccaaacatgcaatatgtctaataatgcctgtgttaatgtatctttgtgagttttacaataatCAGgtgcttttgtatggtttgcaaacacaaaaagttttttttactcaatatgacagtataactctcctgaaagaatcaataaagtactatctatctataactatcatactaaatatgactgttattcaaacagaactcaaaaaccaaacatgccatatgtctaataatgcctgtattaatgtacatTTGTGAGTTTTACGGGAATATGgtgcttttgtatggtttgcaaacacaaaaattagtttgttttactcaaatatgacagttattcaaacataactccaaaaccaaacatgaaatatgtctaataatgactgtattaatatatctttgtgagttgtTACTATAATCAGgtgcttttgtatggtttgcaaacacaaatagttgttttactcaatatgacagtataactctcctgaaagaatcaataaagtactatctatctataactATCATACTAAATATGGCTGTTATTCAAACAgaactcaaaaaccaaacatgccaTATGTCTAATATTGCCCGTATTAATGTACATTTGTGAGTTTTACGAGAATCTGGTGTTTTTGTATGGTTATCTTTTTATtggttttttcatttttttttaaacatttttttatttaattgtattttatttattttttatttttttcaatacactgtagcactttgagattgttttctcaatataaagtgctttttacaaataaaatatattattattgttattattattattattattattacgtgtaccaccagtggtacgccaaagaatcacttgaataAACTACTGTGTTGAACATTAATATATTcaaaaactgtgtgtaatgttgcaatggacaaatttaaaataaagttgttaaataaaacagcggccttttttaatgaaatagttaggcctactatgctactgcattttaatgttggtcattatggtggtacttggtgataaAAGTATGAAAACTACTAGTGATAAATCGGAAAGTCACTTTGCTCTTAACACATCTGAGGTCTGCTCAGctgttttttctctatttttctaAAGTTGCAGTGCCCTCCTATGCATTAAATctcagtaaaaaacaacaacattattatttgtacattttcagaatgtgcttgttctatttttaaacaaagaaaacaatctgaagttggcttttttttttaagttatcgtgccgtgattttaccagtcctgggagtagatttttctccatgtggccccccatctaaaatgagtttgacccccCTGCTTTACATAATAGGAGCTCTGTTGACTGTATTATTCATACACACACCAAGTTTGCATAATACATTACCATTATTTTATGGTTAAAACCACATTTATAAAGAATAATTATTGTTTTACatacagaaaacaatgtgaaatacatttgAATGATGAAATGTAGaaattaacatttaacatcaGTTACCTTTATGAAGGCATCCTCcttcatccatgcagactggacactggccgagggtggagttggctctcttggttgctttgttgggtcagctcttgtctctggccatgctccccccaccccagcagacgatggcgtggaacaccgcagaggccacttgAGTCTGTatgcttttaattgttttaatttttgtagctgtatgtagaaatggctggttgcatcagctctgcactTTTATGTCTTTAGtgtcctttgtttttttttatgtttgatgttaccctcttacacacatgcttatgtgtgctatggctatgagttttttccccttagcctcagtctggaccccttctTCAGGACCCCATGCTGAGACAGAATATTTGAACAAATCAAACTCAgcatctcctctctgagctgccaccttaccgtggtagaggagtttgcgtgtcccaatgatcctaggagctatgttgtccgggggctttatgccccctggtagggtctcccaagacaaactggtcctaggtgagggatcagacaaagagcagctcgaagacctcaatgaaaaataaaaactatggacccagatttccctcgcccggacgcgggtcaccggggccctcctctggagccaggcctggaggtggggcacgatggcgagcgcctggtggccgggcctgtccccatggggcccggccgggcacagcccgaagagacaacgtgggttccccctccaatgggctcaccacccatagcaggggtcatagaggtcgggtgcgatgtgagctgggcggcatccgaaggcagggcacttggcggtccgatcctcggctacagaagctagctcttgggacgtggaacgtcacctcgctgggggggaaggagcctgagctagtgcgcgaggtggagaagttccggctagacatagtcggactcacttcgacgcacaacaagggctctggaaccagttctctcttccactctggcgttgccggcagtgagaggcgacgggctggggtggcaattcttgttgccccccggctcagagcctgcatgttggagttcaacccggtggacgagagggtagcttccctccgccttcgggtgggggaacgggtcctgactgtggtttgcgcttatgcgccaaaccgcagctcagagtacccaccctttttggattcactcgagggagtacttgagagtgctcccccgggtgattccctcgttctactgggggacttcaacgctcatgttggcagcgacagtgaaacctggagaggcgtgattgggaagaatggctgcccggatctgaaccctagcggtgttttgttattggacttttgtgcccgtcacagattgtccataacgaacaccatgttcaaacataagggtgtccatatgtgcacttggcaccaggacaccctaggccgcagttccatgatcgactttgtagttgtgtcgtcggatttgcggcctcatgttttggacactcgggtgaagagaggggcggagctttctaccgatcaccacctggtggtgagttggctgcgatggtgggggaggacgcCAGACAGACCtgacaggcccaaacgcattgtgagggtttgctgggaacgtctggcagagtctcctgtcagagagagtttcaattcccacctccggaagaactttgaacatgtcacaagggaggtgctggacattgagtccgaatggaccatgttccgcgcctctattgtcgaggcggctgattggagctgtggccgcaaggtagttggtgcctgtcgtggcggtaatcctagaacccgttggtggacaccggcggtgagggatgccgtcaagctgaagaaggagtcctatcgggttcttttggctcataggactcctcaggcagcggacaggtaccgaaaggccaagcggtgtgcggcttcggcggtcgcggaggcaaaaactcggacatgggaggagttcagggaagccatggaaaacgacttccggacggcttcgaagcgattctggaacaccatccgccgcctcaggaaggggaagcagtgtactgtcaacaccgtgtatggtgaggatggtgttctgctgacctcgactgcggatgttgtggatcggtggagggaatacttcgaagacctcctcaatcccaccaacacgtcttcctatgaggaagcagtgcctggggaatctgtggtgggctctcctatttctggggctgaggttgctgaggtagttaaaaagttcctcggtggcaaggccccgggggtggatgagacccgtccggagttccttggggctctggatgctgtggggctgtcttggttgacaagactctgcagcatcgcgtggacatcgggggcggtacctctggattggcagaccggggtggtggttcctctctttaagaaggggaaccggagggtgtgttctaactatcgtgggatcacactcctcagccttcccggtaaggtctattcaggtgtgctggagaggaggctacgccggatagtcgaacctcggattcaggaggaacagtgtggtttccgtcctggtcgtggaactgtggaccagctctctactctcggcagggtccttgaggttgcatgggagtttgcccaaccagtctacatgtgttttgtgaacttggagaaggcattcgaccgtgtccctcgggaagtcctgtggggagtgctcagagagtatggggtatcggactgtctgattgtggcggtccgctccctgtatgatcagtgccagagtttggtccgcattgccggcagtaagtcggacacatttccagtgagggttggactccgccaaggctgccctttgtcaccgattttgttcataacttttatggacagtatttctaggcgcagtcaaggcgttgagggggtctggtttggtggctgcaggattaggtctctgctttttgcagatgatgtggtcctgatggcttcatctggccaggatcttcagctctcactggatcggttcgcagctgagtgtgaagcgactgggatgagaatcagcacctccaagtcagagtccatggttctcgcccggaaaagggtggagtgccatctctgggttgtgGAGGAGAccatgccccaagtggaggagttcaagtacctcggagtcttgttcacgagtgagggaagagtggatcgtgagatagacaggcggatcggtgcggcgtcttcagtaatgcggacgctgtatcgatccgttgtggtgaagaaggagcttagccggaaggcaaagctctcaatttaccggtcgatctacgttcccatcctcacctatggtcatgagctttgggttatgaccgaaaggacaagatcacgggtacaagcggccgaaatgagtttcctccgccgggtggcggggctctcccttagagatagggtgagaagctctgccatcaaagtaaagccgctgctcctccacatcgagaggagccagatgaggtggttcgggcatctggtcaggatgccacccgagcgcctccctagggaggtgttcggggcacatccgaccggtaggaggccacggggaagacccaggacacgttgggaagactatgtctcccggctggcctgggaacgcctcgggatcccccgggaggagctggatgaagtggctggggagagggaagtctgggttcccctccttaagctgctgcccccgcgacccgacctcggataagcggaagaagatggatggatggatgaaactcAGCATTGTATTGCCTTTAAAATGACTTGCTAAATTAGTCAAAAACAACAATAGATCATTTTGAACAACAACTTTTATAtagtcaataattataataattcacAAGCAAAACTTTGTTAATCAACTGCCAGTTGcgaataaataatatttaaaatctTTAGAAATGCAATGTGGTTTAAAGAGAGAAACATGTTAAAGATACTCTTTTATGTGATCTTGAATCAAACGAGGTCAGTGAACGCCTCATCCGACTGAAGTACCTTTTTTCTCTCTCTGATACGCCTAGAAATAGACCGTCTGGTACACGTCAGTGCTTCCCTTTCTTTGTGTATGACAAACGGAACATTATTTGCCAACGTGGACCTCGTCAAATGTCGATGAAGTAGGACTCGTGTTTGAAACTGATGAGGAAGTAGGGGTAGATCTGACAGCTGTCAGAGACGATAAATTCGTCGGGAATAATTGTAAAGCAGGCGTCGTAGCGGCTATGCAAAATATCCGGGCCCACGATCTTCTTCCCTACCAGGACTTTTGCTAAGAACATGTGGCGGACCCCATCAGGCTCCCCCGGAGTCGTGTACCGATGGGACGTTTCGGCTGAGGCGGCAAAAAAGGAGCAGTTACCGTACATATGCTTGCTTGGGTCGAAGTTGTTCTGGCAGATGTCATTGACGGCCTTTTGTTTAGTGCCGTGGAAGAGATGGCGCTCCAAAGGTTCCTGGCAGCTGCCGTGCTTTTTCTGCATGGACACCTTTTTCCTGCGAGCGCAAAACAATCCCCATCTTTAGAACATCGTGGCACAGTTTACCATGGAACTGATCCAAAATGTTGTACCAAACTGAGGTAAGTCCAATAAGTACAGTCTGACCTTTGATACTTGTCCCAGTGCAGGGCATTCTGGACCATATGGATGCTGACAATGTCCACCATGATCTCATGCAGACCCTCATTGAAGACTTTCTGGACAGTCTTGAAGGCCCTTGAACAGGCCGGAACATTCACCAGGTTCATGTCCTGTTTTGAGTCTGAAAACCACACtggagggtaccaggaggtgaagtCCTCCAGAGGGTCCACACTAAAGTTGGGCTGAAGGAAAGGCTGGGCAGGCTCTGTCCTGGAGGAGGTGAAGCAAAGTGAGTCACGGCCAAAAACTTGATAAACGGGGTTACCAACTTCAAGTAAGGGTGCATAGACTCAGGCGAGTGGTAAACTGCTACACAGCGGACATCCCTCTGGTAGCCGGTCTTTACATTGATTTGGGTCATGTTGGTAAAGTCCACCTTGTACTTCTTGGCATCGATGATTAAAGAACAGTGTGGTTCCTTCTGGCTAATCTTTTTAAGGAGAAAGTCAGACTGGTCCTGCAACACATTCACAAACAAAAGTTCCCGACTCCACGCCTGAGAGATCTTCATGACACTTGGCGGGACAAATGGACCTGGGTGTACTCCTTCCAATGTAAGATGTCCCTCCAGTAGATGCGCCACTTGGCGGGGAAGTACGGGTGACTCTCCGAGTTGCTCAGGCGTCTGACGCTGCTGTACGTGGACGAGCAGGATATCTTCATGGTGTCGAAATGCACTCTGTGGAGCCTTTTCCTATTGAGCAGAGACCAGATGAAACCAAGCAGAGGCGAGTGAACCCCCTCAACGCCCCCCAACACCGTTTCCAAACCACCTTCCCCGTCCACTCACCCGTCATGGAGGTAGTAGGTAGTGTCCCGGTCCACTTTGCAGTACTTACGCTCCAGGAGAACTTGGGCAGAAGATTGCACATCCACCCAGGTCAGCGTCTTGAGGCACCACAGCTGCCAGTGGAATGGCAAGGCCGTGTGATGCTTTGGACACGACGTCCCCTCGGGGCACTTCCCCAGCAGGAAACTGTCGCAGATCTCCACGTCGTTCAAGCTCTTTGTGTGGAACAAAGGCGGCTGTGCGGGGGACTCGGAGGTTATCTGGGCGGCTGGCGATGGAGACGCTTGGCCATCTGGGGGCGCCTGACCAGGAGGGGCAGGCTGAAGCACGTTATCCGAGATGCTGAGTAACGCGCAGGTCTTGTGGGTCGAGCCATGTTTCACAACCTTGGGCGAGGTCATGCTGATGGGGGGCTGCTGGGTGAAGCTGCTGGTCTTCTGGGTCAAGTGGATGCTGACTTGGAAGGGGTTGGTTAGTCAGGCTTCAGAAGAGtacaacagaatacaatgatttgcaaatccttttcaacttaggttcaattgaatagactgcaaagacaagctatttaacgttcaaactgagaaactttttttttttttgcaaataatcactaacttagaatttaatggcagcaacacattgcaaaaaagttggcacaggggcatttttaccactgtgttacatggccgttccttttaacaacactcagtaaacgtttgggaactgaagaatttttgaagcttttctggtggaattatttcccattcttgcttgatgtacagcttaagttgttcaacagtccggggtctccgttgtcgtattttaggcttcatgttgcgccacacattttcaatgggagacaggtctggactacaggcaggccagtctagtacacgcactcttttactatgaagccacgttgttgtaacacgtggcttggcattgtcttgctgaaataagcaggggcgtccatgataacgttgcttggatggcgacatatgttgctccaaaacatgtatgtacctttcagcattaatggtgccttcacagatgtgtaagttacccatgccttgggcactaatacacccccataccatcagagatgctggcttttcaactttgcgcctacaacaatctggatagttcttttcctctttgttccggaggacacaacgtttccaaaaacaatttgaaatgtgcacttGTCAGatctcagaacacttttccactttgcatcagttcatcttagatgagctcgggcccaggctgttttgccacttgtgccagcttatttgaaacttgttgcaggcatcaaattccaaatgagctagaatttgcaaaaaataacggttttcagtttgaacgttaagtattttgtctttgcaggctattcaattgaatatgagttgagttgagttgagtttgagtttatttcgaacatgcaagcatacaacatgacacatcacaatttccagtttctcttttcaacatgttcaaaaaggagtaggaagaagcagagcttatttaatcctaccccttttctttacataacaattgcaaaactttttgttcacttcctgttcacaattttttcacaataaactccataagtaatcacaataaaaataaataaataaataatagtaagaatttaataataataattggtgaagtaagtcatatttcatatgatgagataagtaagattactttaagaatgaatgcatggatggatgaaataaattgagaatgtttgtcatggttcttcttctttgtactttgtaaacactttaagtttgaagagtttcttgaagtgtatcatattagtacattgtttgattgctttgcttaatccattccatgatttaattccacatactgatatactgaaggtcttaagtgttgtacgtgcgtacaaatgttttaaattacgtttttctctaagattatatttgtcctctttttttgagaagaattgttgtatattcttgggtagcaggttatagtttgctttgtgcataattttagctgtttgcaaattcactatgtcgtggagtttcagtatttttgattcaataaataaagggtttgtatgttctctatatccaacattatgtattattctaactgatcttttttgtaacaccgttaatgaatgaagtgtacttttgtaattatttccccatatttctacacagtagctcagatatggtaacactagtgagcagtagagaatatgaagggatttttggtctagaacatgttttgctttattcattattgacgtgtttcttgcaactttatgttgtatatttttaacgtgagatttccagttcaatttatcatcaatcattatacctagaaatttggtttcgtttactctttcaatgtctattccgtctatttgtatttgtgtttgactttctcttctactgttaccaaatagcattattttagttttactaagattcaaaccatctttttaatttgttaatttcttctgttattatttgtattatctcctgtgtgttctctccttaaCAAAACGCTgtagtatcatccgcaaataatactaactttaaatcttttgtaactttacaaatgtcatttatatagagattgaataatttaggtcctagtattgatccctgaggtacaccacaggatatatttagcgttgtagacgtgtgttcgcctagcttcacgtattgtttcctgttcgttagataacttcttatccagtttaagactaaccctctgatgccatatcgttctagttttttgattaaaatattgtgattaattgtgtcaaatgctttagttagatccataaaaaccactgccgcacattttttactatccatTGCATTGCAATATAGGTTGAAAGGAATTTgagaatcattgtattttgtttttatttacgatttacacaacgtgccaacttcactggttttgggttttgtaaattcagacttttttttcTCTTCAATCCACTTAGCTTTTAGAAGTATAGTCTAGTCAAAGCAAACACCCCTTATCCCCAAAATGACATAATTTACTCAACTTTGATTAATAAATTAAAGTTTATAGTTAAGAACCTTACCTTCTCGGCTCCTGAACGTTGACTGCAGGGACAATGTGGACTGCAAAGAGAAAGTTCCTCAAGGACGATGTCAGGATGGTAATGATGATGAAAGACGGGTGGATTATTTTCATGTCTTTAATGCTTTGTAAAAGCTTGGTTTTTTTACCTTTGTATTATTTGACTCGCTGTTCAAAgtatggattttaaaaaaaaagacaattaaaagtAAAATCAGTTCAACTTTGTATTGTGCATAATATTGTCTTTTTTGATAAGTACAATACCAATGACTAAAATCTAGCATTGTGCATTTTAGTTATAACAAAAATAtgaagtttatattatattaaatcaaTCTATGTATTATAAGCAACCTGGCATTTTTAATCAACATTTTTTTCAATTCCAACTTTATTTTACTTACTATTGAtacaatccaaattgttttatgggAATACTCTGCatatttttcaaattgtatttacaaataattgtgtattttcccattttaaatataaatacaaaatttaattttcactCAGCAAATCAGACACAAAACACttgagtatatattttttttaactaatactcataataaataaataaatgataaatgggttatacttgtatagcgcttttctaccttcaaggtactcaaagcgctctgacagtatttccacatttacccattcacacacacattcacacactgatggcgggagctgccatgcaaggcgctaaccagcagccatcagaggcaaagggtgaagtgtcttgcccaaggacacaacggatgtgactaggaaggtagaaggtgggaattaaaccccagtaaccagcaacactccgattgctggcacagccactctaccaacttagcCACGTCCCATAATTGTGGCCATAACTACCATTATGGTCATGTCATcttttaaatgacaaaaagatGATACTGCAAATATACTCTGTAAAggacagggattctcaaactgtgctacgctgctcccagtctgtggaacgctctccctgaccacctgaaggcaccacagactgtggatgcttttaaaaaaggcttaaaagcccttctttttaaaaaagccttttttttagatatatgcatactagttacagctatttggttgttctagtttttattttgtatttatttctttattatcgttttatttttttttaatttaaaaaaaaagttttttaatttaattgtatatatatatattttttttttaatacactgtagcactttgagatgtttactcaatataaaatgctttttacaaataaaatctattattattattattattattattatcattattacgctTACCaccagtggtacgcgggctccttcaagtggtacgccaaagattcACTTGAATAAACTACTGTGTTTAATTTTAATATATTcaaaaactgtgtgtaatgttgcaatggacaattttaaaataaagttgttaaataaaacagcggccttttttaatgaaatagttaggcctactatgctactgcattttaattttggtcattctggtggtacttggtgataaAAGTTTGAAAACTATTAGTAATAAATCGGAAAGTCACTTTGCTTTTAACACATCTGAGGTCTGCTCAGctgtttttttctctatttttctaAAGTTGCAGTGCCCTCCTATGCAATAAatctcagtaaaaaaaatgtatttgtacattttcagaatgcgcttgttctatttttaaacaaagaaaacaatctgaagttggctttttttttttaaagttatcatgccgtgattttaccagtcctgggagtagatttttctccatgtggccccccaactaaaatgagtttgacccccCTGCTTTACATAATAGGAGCTCTGTTGACTGTATTATTCATACACATACCAAGTTTGCATAATACATTACCATTATTTTATGGTTAAAACCACATTTATAAAGAATAAttctatgagttgggaaattgtgttagatgtaaatataaacggaatacaatgatttgcaaatcattttcaacccatattcaatcgaatgcactacaaagacaacatatttgatgttcaaactcatgaactatattttttttttgcaaataatcattaactttagaatttgataccatcaacacgtgacaaataagttgggaaaggtggcaataaatactgataaagttgaggaatgctcatcaaacacttatttggaaaatcccacaggtgaacaggcaaattgggaacaggtgggtgccatgattgggtataaaagtagattccatgaaatgctcagtcattcacaaacaaggatggggcgagggtcaccactttgtcaacaaatggcgtgagcaaattgttgaacagtttaagaaaaacctttctcaaccagctattgcaaggaatttagggatttcaccatctacgctccgtaatatcatcaaagggttcagagaatctggagaaatcactgcacgtgagcagctaagcccgtgaccttcgatccctcaggctgtactgcatcaacaagcgacatcagtgtgtaaaggatatcaccaaatgggctcaggaacacttcagaaacaacactgtcagtaactacagttggttgctacatctgtaagtgcaagttaaaactctcctatgcaaggcaaaaaccgtttatcaacaacacccagaaacgctgtcggcttcgctgggcctgagctcatctaagatggactaatacaaagtggaaaagtgttctgtggtctgacgagtccacatttcaaattgtttttggaaactgtggccgtcgtgtcctcccgaccaaagaggaaaagaaccttccggattgttataggcgcaaagttgaaaagccagcatgtgtgatggtatgggggtgtattagtgcccaagacatgggtaacttacacatctgtgaaggcgccattaatgctgaaaggtacatacaggttttggagcaacatatgttgccatccaagcaacgttaccatggatgcccctgcttatttcagcaagacaatgccaagccacgcgttacatcaacgtggcttcatagtaaaagagtgcgggtactagactggcctgcctgtagtccagacctgtctcccattgaaaatgtgtggcgcattatgaagcctaaaatagcacaacggagatccccagactgttgaacattggtctcttcagttcccaaacgtttactgagtgttgttaaaaggaaaggccatgtaacagtggtgaacatgccctttcccaactactttggcacgtgttgcagccatgaatttctaagttaatttttatttgcaaaaaaaaaaaaaagttta from Entelurus aequoreus isolate RoL-2023_Sb linkage group LG27, RoL_Eaeq_v1.1, whole genome shotgun sequence includes the following:
- the LOC133644146 gene encoding protein mono-ADP-ribosyltransferase TIPARP-like isoform X3 — encoded protein: MTSPKVVKHGSTHKTCALLSISDNVLQPAPPGQAPPDGQASPSPAAQITSESPAQPPLFHTKSLNDVEICDSFLLGKCPEGTSCPKHHTALPFHWQLWCLKTLTWVDVQSSAQVLLERKYCKVDRDTTYYLHDGKRLHRVHFDTMKISCSSTYSSVRRLSNSESHPYFPAKWRIYWRDILHWKEYTQDQSDFLLKKISQKEPHCSLIIDAKKYKVDFTNMTQINVKTGYQRDVRCVAVYHSPESMHPYLKTEPAQPFLQPNFSVDPLEDFTSWYPPVWFSDSKQDMNLVNVPACSRAFKTVQKVFNEGLHEIMVDIVSIHMVQNALHWDKYQRKKVSMQKKHGSCQEPLERHLFHGTKQKAVNDICQNNFDPSKHMYGNCSFFAASAETSHRYTTPGEPDGVRHMFLAKVLVGKKIVGPDILHSRYDACFTIIPDEFIVSDSCQIYPYFLISFKHESYFIDI
- the LOC133644146 gene encoding protein mono-ADP-ribosyltransferase TIPARP-like isoform X1 gives rise to the protein MNEDAFIKSTLSLQSTFRSREVSIHLTQKTSSFTQQPPISMTSPKVVKHGSTHKTCALLSISDNVLQPAPPGQAPPDGQASPSPAAQITSESPAQPPLFHTKSLNDVEICDSFLLGKCPEGTSCPKHHTALPFHWQLWCLKTLTWVDVQSSAQVLLERKYCKVDRDTTYYLHDGKRLHRVHFDTMKISCSSTYSSVRRLSNSESHPYFPAKWRIYWRDILHWKEYTQDQSDFLLKKISQKEPHCSLIIDAKKYKVDFTNMTQINVKTGYQRDVRCVAVYHSPESMHPYLKTEPAQPFLQPNFSVDPLEDFTSWYPPVWFSDSKQDMNLVNVPACSRAFKTVQKVFNEGLHEIMVDIVSIHMVQNALHWDKYQRKKVSMQKKHGSCQEPLERHLFHGTKQKAVNDICQNNFDPSKHMYGNCSFFAASAETSHRYTTPGEPDGVRHMFLAKVLVGKKIVGPDILHSRYDACFTIIPDEFIVSDSCQIYPYFLISFKHESYFIDI
- the LOC133644146 gene encoding protein mono-ADP-ribosyltransferase TIPARP-like isoform X2 yields the protein MDERGCLHKVHIVPAVNVQEPRSIHLTQKTSSFTQQPPISMTSPKVVKHGSTHKTCALLSISDNVLQPAPPGQAPPDGQASPSPAAQITSESPAQPPLFHTKSLNDVEICDSFLLGKCPEGTSCPKHHTALPFHWQLWCLKTLTWVDVQSSAQVLLERKYCKVDRDTTYYLHDGKRLHRVHFDTMKISCSSTYSSVRRLSNSESHPYFPAKWRIYWRDILHWKEYTQDQSDFLLKKISQKEPHCSLIIDAKKYKVDFTNMTQINVKTGYQRDVRCVAVYHSPESMHPYLKTEPAQPFLQPNFSVDPLEDFTSWYPPVWFSDSKQDMNLVNVPACSRAFKTVQKVFNEGLHEIMVDIVSIHMVQNALHWDKYQRKKVSMQKKHGSCQEPLERHLFHGTKQKAVNDICQNNFDPSKHMYGNCSFFAASAETSHRYTTPGEPDGVRHMFLAKVLVGKKIVGPDILHSRYDACFTIIPDEFIVSDSCQIYPYFLISFKHESYFIDI